The proteins below are encoded in one region of Halalkalicoccus jeotgali B3:
- the radA gene encoding DNA repair and recombination protein RadA, protein MAADSDLEDLPGVGPATAEKLLDNGYDTYTSLAVASPAELSNTADVGESSAGDIIRAARNAADVGGFETGSTVLERRERIGKLSWQIPEVDEMLGGGVETQSITEVYGEFGAGKSQVTHQLAVNVQLPREQGGLEGSAIFIDSEDTFRPERIDDMVRGLEDDVIAATLEHREIEGGPNDEAALDVLVEDVLDKIHVAKAFNSNHQMLLAEKAKELAGESEDTEWPVRLVCVDSLTAHFRAEYVGRGQLAERQQKLNKHLHDLSRIADLYNTAILVTNQVASNPDSFFGDPTQPIGGNILGHKSTFRMYLRKSKGNKRIVRLVDAPNLADGESVMRVEGAGLKPE, encoded by the coding sequence ATGGCAGCAGACTCAGACCTCGAAGACCTCCCCGGCGTCGGTCCCGCGACCGCCGAGAAACTCCTCGATAACGGCTACGACACCTATACGAGCCTCGCGGTCGCCAGCCCCGCCGAGCTATCGAACACGGCCGACGTCGGCGAGTCGAGCGCCGGCGACATCATTCGGGCCGCCCGGAATGCCGCCGACGTCGGCGGGTTCGAGACCGGGTCGACGGTGCTCGAACGGCGCGAACGGATCGGCAAGCTCTCCTGGCAGATCCCCGAGGTCGACGAGATGCTCGGCGGCGGCGTCGAGACCCAGTCGATCACCGAGGTCTACGGCGAGTTCGGTGCCGGCAAGTCCCAGGTCACTCATCAGCTCGCGGTCAACGTCCAGCTCCCTCGCGAACAGGGCGGCCTCGAAGGCAGCGCGATCTTCATCGACTCGGAAGACACCTTCCGCCCCGAGCGGATCGACGACATGGTCCGCGGGCTCGAGGATGACGTCATCGCCGCGACCCTCGAGCACCGCGAGATCGAGGGCGGGCCCAACGACGAGGCCGCACTCGACGTGCTCGTCGAGGACGTCCTCGATAAGATCCACGTCGCGAAGGCGTTCAACTCGAACCACCAGATGCTGCTGGCCGAGAAGGCGAAGGAACTCGCCGGCGAGAGCGAGGACACCGAGTGGCCAGTTCGACTGGTCTGTGTCGACTCGCTGACCGCGCACTTCCGCGCGGAGTACGTGGGCCGTGGCCAGCTCGCAGAACGCCAGCAGAAGCTCAACAAACACCTCCACGACCTCTCGCGGATCGCCGACCTCTACAACACCGCGATCCTCGTGACCAACCAGGTCGCCTCGAACCCCGATTCGTTCTTCGGCGACCCGACCCAGCCCATTGGTGGCAATATCCTCGGTCACAAGTCCACCTTCCGGATGTACCTCCGCAAGTCGAAGGGCAACAAGCGGATCGTCCGCCTCGTGGACGCGCCGAACCTCGCCGACGGCGAGTCGGTTATGCGCGTCGAGGGTGCGGGTCTGAAGCCCGAGTAA
- a CDS encoding 2Fe-2S iron-sulfur cluster-binding protein, with the protein MGHEITLEWPGDRVETFSVERNETILEAAARVGIRLPYDCRSGTCAECVGQVLEGSIEHRRMPRALEESDRREGYALLCIAVPREDCRIRTGSRLKAELGSSPWG; encoded by the coding sequence ATGGGTCACGAGATAACCTTAGAATGGCCGGGCGATCGGGTCGAGACGTTTTCCGTCGAGCGAAACGAGACGATCCTCGAAGCCGCGGCTCGCGTCGGGATCCGTCTGCCGTACGACTGTCGCAGCGGCACCTGTGCGGAGTGTGTCGGACAAGTCCTCGAAGGGAGTATCGAACACCGCAGGATGCCCCGGGCGCTCGAAGAGTCGGACAGAAGAGAGGGATACGCGCTCCTGTGTATCGCGGTGCCGCGCGAGGACTGTCGCATTCGAACGGGATCGCGACTCAAGGCCGAACTCGGGTCGAGCCCGTGGGGTTAA
- a CDS encoding iron-sulfur cluster assembly scaffold protein, translating into MSMGSDMYREQILDHYKNPRNYGELEDPTFSHVGENPMCGDEIRVDVNLEDDGETIEYVAFSGDGCAISQASASLLTQKLPGMNLEELAEMDRDDITEMLGIEISPMRIKCAVLAEKVVQDGAEIHQGQKDLDKTTTED; encoded by the coding sequence ATGAGCATGGGATCGGATATGTATCGCGAGCAGATCCTCGATCACTACAAGAACCCCCGGAACTACGGCGAGCTCGAGGACCCCACCTTCTCACACGTCGGCGAGAACCCGATGTGTGGCGACGAGATCAGGGTCGACGTCAACCTCGAAGACGACGGCGAAACCATCGAGTACGTCGCCTTCTCTGGCGACGGCTGTGCGATCAGTCAGGCCAGCGCGAGCCTGCTGACCCAGAAGCTACCGGGGATGAATCTAGAGGAACTGGCCGAGATGGATCGCGACGACATCACCGAGATGCTCGGAATCGAGATCAGCCCGATGCGCATCAAGTGTGCCGTCCTCGCCGAGAAAGTGGTACAGGACGGCGCGGAGATTCACCAAGGACAAAAGGACCTCGATAAAACGACGACCGAGGATTAA
- a CDS encoding outer membrane protein assembly factor BamB family protein, which translates to MDGTNPGRRRVLSALGAGALYGIAGCTDTGGSDPNGSNGSNGSSSGEDTLDGGGDDDGNASSPTGWPTYRADVANTGALSDASGPDDPAVAWTVETGGAIYASPTVFEGVVYVGSYDDTLYALGTDSGEEVWTFDAGGNVFSSVGIEDEFAYVGGFEDGVHALALEDGTEAERFETDDDVGSSPAIVDGTLYIGCDDGNVYALGGDEWRAGTGAEVVASPAVDGGSVFVGSFDGVFYALDAATGEELWTVEGAGEFEGPSAVSEGTVFVGDRGGGFYALDAASGEQRWRVETGDWTGSGPAVVGGTVYAANRDGNVYAFDAESGEQLWRFQTGGEVWSSPTVAGERVYVANREGSVYALDAAEGTNQWSLSIGPVTFSSPAVVDGALYVGSTDGSVYALR; encoded by the coding sequence ATGGACGGGACGAACCCGGGGCGGCGGCGAGTGCTCTCGGCGCTCGGGGCCGGCGCGCTCTACGGGATCGCCGGCTGTACCGATACGGGCGGGTCGGACCCGAACGGGTCGAACGGATCGAACGGGTCGTCGAGTGGCGAGGACACGCTCGACGGGGGCGGGGACGACGACGGAAACGCTTCGTCCCCGACGGGGTGGCCGACCTACCGCGCCGACGTCGCGAACACGGGCGCGCTGTCCGACGCGAGCGGTCCCGACGATCCCGCGGTCGCCTGGACGGTCGAGACTGGCGGAGCGATCTACGCCTCGCCGACCGTCTTCGAGGGCGTGGTCTACGTCGGCAGCTACGACGACACGCTGTACGCACTCGGAACGGACTCCGGCGAGGAGGTCTGGACGTTCGACGCGGGCGGGAACGTCTTCTCGTCGGTCGGGATCGAGGACGAGTTCGCCTACGTCGGCGGGTTCGAGGACGGGGTTCACGCACTCGCACTTGAGGACGGCACGGAGGCCGAGCGCTTCGAGACGGACGACGACGTGGGCTCGTCGCCGGCGATCGTCGACGGCACGCTATACATCGGCTGTGACGACGGCAACGTCTACGCGCTCGGCGGCGACGAGTGGCGGGCCGGGACCGGCGCGGAGGTCGTCGCGAGTCCCGCAGTAGACGGTGGGTCGGTCTTCGTCGGGAGTTTCGACGGCGTCTTCTACGCGCTCGACGCCGCGACCGGCGAGGAGCTATGGACCGTCGAGGGGGCGGGGGAGTTCGAGGGACCGTCCGCCGTCTCCGAGGGGACCGTCTTCGTCGGCGACAGGGGTGGCGGGTTCTACGCGCTGGACGCCGCCTCGGGCGAACAGCGATGGCGAGTCGAAACGGGTGATTGGACCGGTTCGGGGCCGGCGGTCGTCGGCGGAACCGTCTACGCCGCCAACCGCGACGGCAACGTCTACGCGTTCGATGCCGAATCGGGCGAACAGCTGTGGCGATTCCAGACCGGCGGGGAGGTCTGGTCCTCGCCGACGGTCGCGGGCGAGCGGGTCTACGTCGCCAACCGCGAGGGCAGCGTCTACGCGCTCGACGCCGCCGAGGGGACCAACCAGTGGAGCCTGTCGATCGGCCCGGTGACGTTCTCCTCGCCGGCGGTGGTCGACGGGGCGCTGTACGTCGGCAGCACCGACGGGAGCGTCTACGCGCTCAGATAG
- a CDS encoding aminotransferase class V-fold PLP-dependent enzyme, protein MQESAPLDVERVREDFPILEREFDSNQLVYLDNAATTQTPNQVIDAIGDYYRETNANVHRGIHHLSQEASIAYEEAHDTLANFVGASGGREEMVFTKNTTEAENLVAYAWGLNELGEGDEVVLTEMEHHASLVTWQQIAKRTGATVRYIGITEEGELDMDHARDLIGPDTRMVSVVHVSNALGTINPVEELADLAHEQDALIFVDGAQAVPNRPVDVEAIDADFYAFSGHKMAGPTGIGCLYGKKAILEEMEPFLYGGDMIKKVTFEGAKWNDLPWKYEAGTPLIAQGIALERAVEYLEGIGMERVQAHEEWVTEYALERLTEFDDIEIYGPQKAENRGGLVGFNLNGVHAHDLASIMNDHAVAIRAGDHCTQPLHDVLGTAASARASFYIYNTREEIDRLVEAVDDARQLFA, encoded by the coding sequence ATTCAGGAATCCGCGCCGCTCGACGTCGAGCGCGTCCGGGAGGACTTCCCGATCCTCGAACGGGAGTTCGACAGCAACCAGTTGGTCTACCTCGACAACGCCGCCACCACACAGACGCCGAACCAAGTGATCGACGCGATCGGCGACTACTACCGGGAAACGAACGCGAACGTCCACCGCGGGATCCACCACTTGAGCCAGGAGGCTTCGATCGCTTACGAGGAGGCCCACGACACGCTCGCGAACTTCGTCGGCGCCTCGGGCGGGCGCGAGGAGATGGTATTTACGAAAAACACCACCGAAGCCGAGAACCTCGTCGCTTACGCGTGGGGGCTGAACGAGTTGGGCGAGGGCGACGAGGTCGTCCTCACGGAGATGGAACACCACGCCTCGCTCGTCACCTGGCAGCAGATCGCAAAGAGGACCGGCGCGACGGTGCGCTACATCGGGATCACCGAGGAGGGCGAACTCGACATGGACCACGCCCGCGATCTGATCGGCCCGGACACCCGGATGGTCTCGGTCGTCCACGTCTCGAACGCCCTCGGGACGATCAACCCCGTCGAGGAACTCGCCGACCTCGCCCACGAACAGGACGCGCTCATCTTCGTCGACGGCGCGCAAGCCGTTCCGAACCGCCCCGTCGACGTCGAGGCGATCGACGCGGATTTCTACGCCTTTTCGGGTCACAAGATGGCCGGTCCCACGGGTATCGGCTGTCTCTACGGCAAGAAGGCGATCTTAGAGGAGATGGAGCCGTTCCTCTATGGCGGCGACATGATCAAGAAAGTCACCTTCGAGGGCGCGAAGTGGAACGACCTGCCTTGGAAGTACGAGGCGGGCACCCCCCTGATCGCCCAGGGGATCGCACTCGAACGCGCGGTCGAGTACTTGGAGGGGATCGGCATGGAGCGGGTTCAGGCCCACGAGGAATGGGTGACGGAGTACGCCTTAGAGCGCCTCACGGAATTCGACGACATCGAGATCTACGGGCCCCAAAAGGCCGAAAACCGCGGCGGACTCGTCGGCTTCAACCTCAACGGCGTTCACGCCCACGATCTGGCCTCGATCATGAACGATCACGCGGTGGCGATCCGGGCGGGCGATCACTGCACCCAGCCGCTGCACGACGTTCTCGGTACTGCGGCCTCCGCACGGGCCTCCTTCTACATCTACAACACCCGCGAGGAGATCGATCGACTGGTCGAGGCGGTCGACGACGCGCGGCAGTTGTTCGCCTGA
- a CDS encoding TatD family hydrolase: MASFANRPLGSAPTGNSPDPLDIPWIDIHQHTQSLTWNDREKFDLSGARAAVMIAAGYYWAPYRPVSADDVRFLWDDALRRAACFDHRHFYDQYVAVGVHTWAGVDGAAELLAALPEYCEDERVVAIGETGIESTHHTAAWGLDDQRDVVREQMHIARETGLPILVHTPGSSKGGLPAQYSHSYEEANDSFTEPLLDPENAKREAVEIDLELAAEAGLPDEQVVIDHASPAVVPLVMETTDCYLSFSISAPWLRGFDPADVASAIEEYGADRIVLDTDLIGAMEHDVFAMKRTIMDLCRLGVDREVIRTVVYENPARLLSLDTE, from the coding sequence ATGGCTTCGTTCGCGAACCGGCCACTCGGCTCCGCACCAACCGGGAACTCCCCGGATCCGCTCGACATCCCTTGGATCGACATCCACCAGCACACCCAGTCGCTGACGTGGAACGACAGGGAGAAATTCGACCTCAGCGGCGCTCGCGCGGCCGTGATGATCGCCGCGGGCTACTACTGGGCACCCTATCGCCCCGTCTCCGCCGACGACGTCCGCTTTCTCTGGGACGACGCCCTCCGGCGGGCGGCGTGTTTCGACCATCGCCATTTCTACGACCAGTACGTCGCCGTCGGCGTCCACACCTGGGCCGGCGTCGACGGAGCGGCGGAACTGCTCGCGGCCCTCCCCGAGTACTGCGAAGACGAACGGGTCGTCGCTATCGGCGAGACGGGCATCGAATCGACCCACCACACCGCCGCCTGGGGGCTCGACGACCAGCGCGACGTCGTGCGCGAGCAGATGCATATCGCCCGCGAGACGGGCCTCCCGATTCTCGTTCACACCCCCGGATCGAGCAAGGGCGGCTTACCCGCCCAGTACAGCCACAGCTACGAGGAGGCCAACGACAGTTTCACCGAACCGCTGCTCGATCCCGAGAACGCGAAACGAGAAGCAGTAGAAATCGACCTCGAACTCGCGGCGGAGGCGGGCCTTCCCGACGAACAGGTGGTGATCGATCACGCGAGCCCGGCGGTCGTCCCGCTCGTCATGGAAACCACCGACTGCTATCTGAGCTTCAGTATCAGTGCGCCGTGGCTGCGTGGCTTTGATCCGGCCGACGTCGCCAGCGCAATCGAGGAGTACGGTGCCGACAGGATCGTCCTCGATACGGACCTCATCGGCGCGATGGAACACGACGTCTTCGCGATGAAACGGACGATCATGGACCTCTGTCGCCTCGGCGTCGATCGCGAAGTGATCCGGACGGTCGTCTACGAGAATCCCGCGAGGCTCCTGTCGCTCGACACCGAGTGA
- a CDS encoding DUF424 domain-containing protein — MILTERETPKGLLVSVCDRDVLGETFENGEVSITVSEEFYGGEEAETAEVATTLARASVANLVGERAVSLAIEEGHVEEANVLEIDGTPHAQFLRM, encoded by the coding sequence ATGATCCTCACCGAGCGCGAGACCCCCAAGGGCCTGCTGGTGTCCGTCTGTGATCGCGATGTCCTTGGGGAGACGTTCGAGAACGGCGAGGTCTCGATCACCGTCAGCGAGGAGTTCTACGGTGGCGAGGAAGCCGAGACGGCGGAGGTCGCGACGACGCTCGCGCGTGCGAGCGTGGCGAACCTCGTCGGCGAGCGGGCGGTCTCGCTCGCGATCGAGGAGGGTCACGTCGAGGAGGCAAACGTACTAGAGATCGACGGCACGCCCCACGCGCAGTTCCTGCGGATGTGA
- a CDS encoding tetratricopeptide repeat protein, whose protein sequence is MTDSEDRDHRFSEGQGFGEAYDEFDLDPPELRVDPEKVDPVDSRVLTDLLDEHNVSREDIDVESLIEVGLSYMEINRHEQATETFERAARFAEDGSLQSQEAWANKGVAHAELGEYDEAIGAYREALAIAERSEHAAVAETNLAYALWETGKTEQALEHAERAVEIDNRFPQAWYNRGFFLLERGLAEEAVDCFDNAMRLGLRNADLLAEKARAHEELGEDERAEDLAEEAEELRAETEEQLMER, encoded by the coding sequence ATGACCGATTCAGAGGACCGCGACCACCGCTTTTCGGAGGGCCAGGGGTTCGGCGAGGCCTACGACGAGTTCGACCTCGACCCGCCCGAACTCCGGGTCGATCCCGAGAAGGTCGACCCCGTCGACTCGCGTGTACTGACGGACTTGCTCGACGAACACAACGTTTCGCGCGAAGACATCGACGTCGAGTCGCTGATCGAGGTCGGCCTCTCGTATATGGAGATCAACCGCCACGAGCAGGCGACCGAAACCTTCGAGCGCGCCGCCCGCTTCGCTGAGGACGGGTCGCTTCAGTCCCAGGAGGCCTGGGCGAACAAGGGCGTCGCCCACGCCGAACTCGGGGAGTACGACGAGGCGATCGGCGCCTACCGGGAGGCGCTGGCGATCGCAGAACGCTCGGAACACGCCGCGGTCGCCGAGACCAACCTCGCGTACGCGCTCTGGGAGACCGGTAAAACCGAGCAGGCGCTCGAACACGCCGAACGCGCCGTCGAGATCGACAACCGCTTCCCGCAGGCGTGGTACAACCGCGGCTTCTTCCTGCTCGAACGCGGGTTGGCCGAGGAGGCGGTCGACTGCTTCGACAACGCGATGCGGCTGGGACTCAGGAACGCGGACTTACTCGCGGAGAAGGCCCGCGCCCACGAAGAACTGGGCGAGGACGAACGCGCAGAGGACCTCGCGGAGGAGGCCGAGGAACTGCGCGCCGAAACCGAAGAACAGCTGATGGAGCGATAG
- the thpR gene encoding RNA 2',3'-cyclic phosphodiesterase has translation MRLFVSIDLPGRFAERIAALQEELSTAEGIRPTDPTQTHVTMKFLGEVDEDRIPELGAALEKAIAEADVSPFEAEYGGLGVFPSLEYISVVWLGVREGSEEMGRLHEAVERETTALGFDPAEHDFTPHATLARMDHAGGKELVQRLVRERDPTVGRTTVRALRLTESELGPDGPAYSTLRSYPLDSE, from the coding sequence ATGCGCCTGTTCGTCAGCATCGACCTTCCCGGGAGGTTCGCCGAGCGAATCGCGGCCCTTCAAGAGGAACTCTCGACGGCGGAGGGGATCCGCCCCACCGACCCCACTCAGACCCACGTCACGATGAAGTTCCTCGGCGAGGTCGACGAGGACCGCATCCCCGAACTCGGGGCGGCCCTCGAAAAGGCTATCGCCGAGGCCGACGTCTCGCCCTTCGAGGCCGAATACGGCGGGCTCGGAGTCTTTCCCTCCCTCGAGTACATCAGCGTCGTCTGGCTCGGGGTCCGCGAGGGGAGCGAGGAAATGGGCCGGCTCCACGAGGCCGTCGAACGCGAGACGACGGCGCTGGGGTTCGATCCGGCGGAGCACGACTTCACCCCCCACGCGACCCTCGCGCGAATGGATCACGCGGGCGGGAAGGAACTGGTTCAGCGACTCGTCCGCGAGCGCGACCCGACAGTTGGCCGAACGACGGTTCGAGCGCTTCGACTGACCGAGAGCGAACTCGGCCCTGACGGGCCCGCCTACTCGACGCTCCGTTCGTATCCGCTCGACTCGGAGTAG
- a CDS encoding DUF7563 family protein translates to MVRCNRCNGYVSRDYARVFGDNEDCVRSCPECQAGWDDGSETEETDSERNLTFRMSEFETETDSDAEGTRAPAESTSETAEGASRFGRVGRAVSGLF, encoded by the coding sequence ATGGTTCGATGCAACCGCTGTAATGGGTACGTTTCGCGCGACTACGCCCGTGTGTTCGGTGACAACGAGGATTGCGTGCGTTCCTGTCCGGAGTGTCAGGCGGGCTGGGACGACGGGTCCGAGACCGAGGAGACCGATTCCGAACGGAACCTGACCTTTAGAATGAGCGAGTTCGAAACCGAGACCGACTCGGACGCGGAGGGCACGCGAGCGCCCGCCGAATCCACCTCGGAGACGGCTGAGGGCGCCTCGCGGTTCGGCCGCGTCGGTCGGGCGGTCTCGGGCCTGTTCTGA
- a CDS encoding 50S ribosomal protein L39e translates to MGKKSKAKKKRLGKLDRQNSRIPAWVMLKTDRDVTRNPKRRNWRRSDTDE, encoded by the coding sequence ATGGGCAAGAAATCGAAGGCGAAGAAAAAACGCCTGGGGAAACTCGACCGCCAGAACTCGCGGATTCCCGCGTGGGTGATGCTCAAGACCGACCGCGACGTAACGCGAAACCCCAAGCGGCGCAACTGGCGCCGTAGCGACACCGACGAATAA
- a CDS encoding 50S ribosomal protein L31e produces MSASDFEERVVTVPLRDAKAQASHERADKAMSIVRGHLAKHFSVDEDAVRLDPSINEAVWERGRRKPPSKLRVRAARFTEEGEALVEAELAR; encoded by the coding sequence ATGAGCGCGAGCGACTTCGAGGAACGCGTGGTAACGGTCCCGCTGCGGGACGCGAAAGCGCAGGCCAGCCACGAGCGCGCCGACAAAGCAATGTCGATCGTCCGCGGGCACCTCGCGAAGCACTTTTCGGTCGACGAGGACGCCGTGCGACTGGACCCCTCGATCAACGAGGCGGTCTGGGAACGGGGCCGTCGAAAGCCCCCGAGCAAGCTGCGCGTGCGGGCGGCTCGCTTCACCGAGGAGGGCGAGGCGCTCGTCGAGGCCGAACTCGCTCGATAG
- a CDS encoding translation initiation factor IF-6, with protein sequence MLRTAFFGSSSVGVFARATDDALLVRNDVEDDLREELEDELDVPSLPTTIGGSSTVGALSVGNENGLLVSSRITETEREAIGTVTDLPITELPGRINAAGNVVLANDSGAYVHPDLSREAVRAVEDGLGVPVERGELAGLRTVGTAAVATNDGVLCHPKATDGELDFLEEHLGVYADIGTINYGAPLVGAGLVANEFGYVAGKDTTGPELGRIEDALGYLD encoded by the coding sequence GTGCTTCGCACCGCCTTTTTCGGCTCGTCGTCTGTCGGTGTCTTCGCTCGAGCAACCGACGACGCACTCCTCGTGCGAAACGACGTCGAAGACGACCTGCGCGAGGAGTTGGAGGACGAACTCGACGTCCCCTCGCTCCCGACGACCATCGGCGGTTCCTCTACCGTTGGCGCGCTCTCGGTCGGTAACGAGAACGGCCTGCTGGTCAGCAGTCGGATCACCGAGACCGAACGCGAGGCGATCGGGACGGTTACGGACCTGCCGATCACCGAGCTACCGGGGCGGATCAACGCCGCCGGTAACGTCGTACTCGCGAACGACAGCGGCGCGTACGTCCACCCGGACCTCTCTCGAGAGGCCGTTCGCGCGGTTGAAGACGGGCTCGGCGTTCCGGTCGAACGGGGCGAACTGGCCGGCCTCAGGACCGTCGGAACCGCGGCGGTCGCGACCAACGACGGCGTACTCTGTCATCCGAAGGCCACCGACGGCGAACTCGACTTCCTCGAGGAGCACCTCGGCGTTTACGCCGATATCGGGACGATCAACTACGGCGCTCCCCTGGTGGGGGCGGGACTGGTCGCAAACGAGTTCGGTTACGTCGCGGGCAAGGACACCACGGGACCGGAGCTTGGGCGGATCGAGGACGCGCTTGGCTATCTCGACTAG
- the pfdA gene encoding prefoldin subunit alpha, producing the protein MGGASPELQELSQQLQELDSQQDALEGEVDELQNEQAEITEAVSALESLETGATVQVPVGGGAYVRATVDDIDEVVVDVGGGFAAEQERDDATETLQTKRNTLSEQIDELEAEIDELESEIDEVEQRAQQVQQQAQQQAMQQMQQQQNDEQ; encoded by the coding sequence ATGGGCGGCGCAAGCCCCGAACTGCAGGAGCTCTCCCAGCAGCTCCAGGAGCTCGACTCCCAACAGGACGCCTTGGAGGGCGAGGTCGACGAGCTGCAGAACGAGCAGGCCGAGATCACGGAGGCCGTCTCGGCGCTCGAATCGCTCGAAACCGGCGCGACGGTGCAGGTCCCGGTCGGCGGGGGCGCGTACGTCCGTGCGACCGTCGACGACATCGACGAAGTCGTCGTCGACGTCGGTGGCGGCTTTGCGGCCGAGCAGGAACGCGACGACGCGACCGAGACCCTCCAGACCAAGCGGAACACGCTCTCCGAACAGATCGACGAACTCGAGGCCGAGATCGACGAACTGGAATCGGAGATCGACGAGGTCGAACAGCGCGCCCAGCAGGTCCAACAGCAGGCCCAACAACAGGCGATGCAGCAGATGCAGCAACAACAGAACGACGAGCAGTAA
- the ftsY gene encoding signal recognition particle-docking protein FtsY, which yields MFDGLKEKLGRFRDDVEEEAEEADDEAPEPTGADGTAEPAEPADHDEPLGEAEPSAEPAQSPTPDSPPEPAGSGEPLEPEAPVETSDEPDVESTGDERASDSGGGFMHRAKSLATGQIVVDPEVIEGPLDDLEFALLESDVEFTVAQEIVANLRDELENATRGMTQTVEERVDQALREALLEVISVGQFDFDERIAAAEKPVTLIFTGVNGVGKTTSIAKLSQYLEERGYSTVLANGDTYRAGANEQIREHARNLDTKLISHEQGGDPAAVIYDAVEYAQAHGIDVVLGDTAGRLHTNEGLMDQLEKIDRVVGPDMTLFTDEAVAGQDAVQRAKKFNDAAEIDGAILTKADADANGGAAISIAYVTGKPILFLGTGQGYDDIERFDPDWLVDQLLGA from the coding sequence ATGTTCGACGGCCTGAAAGAGAAGCTCGGGCGCTTTCGCGACGACGTCGAGGAGGAAGCCGAGGAGGCGGACGACGAGGCGCCCGAACCGACCGGCGCGGACGGGACGGCCGAACCCGCCGAACCTGCGGATCACGACGAACCGCTCGGAGAAGCGGAGCCGTCCGCCGAACCGGCCCAGAGCCCGACACCCGATTCCCCGCCGGAACCGGCCGGCTCCGGCGAGCCGCTCGAACCCGAGGCTCCCGTCGAGACGTCGGATGAGCCGGATGTGGAGTCGACGGGCGACGAGCGGGCGTCGGACTCTGGCGGCGGGTTCATGCACCGCGCGAAGTCGCTCGCGACCGGCCAGATCGTCGTCGACCCCGAGGTCATCGAAGGGCCCTTGGACGATCTCGAGTTCGCGTTGCTCGAAAGCGACGTCGAGTTCACGGTCGCCCAGGAGATCGTCGCCAACCTCCGGGACGAACTCGAGAACGCGACCCGCGGGATGACCCAGACCGTCGAGGAACGGGTCGATCAGGCCCTGCGGGAGGCACTTCTGGAGGTAATCAGCGTCGGCCAGTTCGACTTCGACGAGCGGATCGCGGCGGCCGAGAAACCCGTCACTCTCATCTTCACCGGCGTCAACGGCGTCGGCAAGACCACCTCGATCGCGAAGCTCTCGCAGTACCTCGAAGAGCGGGGCTACTCAACGGTGCTCGCAAACGGCGACACCTATCGTGCGGGCGCGAACGAGCAGATCCGCGAGCACGCACGGAACCTCGATACGAAACTCATCTCTCACGAACAGGGTGGGGACCCGGCGGCGGTCATCTACGACGCCGTCGAGTACGCACAGGCCCACGGGATCGACGTGGTGCTTGGCGATACTGCGGGTCGGCTCCACACGAACGAGGGACTGATGGACCAACTCGAGAAGATCGACCGCGTCGTCGGGCCCGACATGACGCTGTTTACCGACGAGGCCGTCGCCGGTCAGGACGCCGTCCAGCGCGCCAAGAAGTTCAACGACGCCGCCGAGATCGACGGCGCGATCCTCACGAAGGCAGACGCCGACGCCAACGGCGGGGCGGCGATCTCGATCGCGTACGTCACCGGCAAGCCGATCCTCTTTCTCGGCACCGGACAGGGCTACGACGACATCGAGCGGTTCGATCCCGACTGGCTCGTCGATCAACTCCTGGGCGCGTGA